The Anaerolineales bacterium sequence TCTTCACCGGAAAAGACGGACCGATGCGCAGGAATGTCGGGCGAATCACCAAGGCGGGATCTCCGTGCTTGACCGGCCCCGGGTGAGGTACTAGAATCTTGATTCGAGCGGAGGCGGAATCCCATTACGGCGCAATAAATGGCCAATGTTTCCTGCGCGCGCGGGATATGCTATACTGCGCGTAGGTGAACGAAGAGCGCAGTGCTTCCGAACGTGCCGCAAATTGGCTTCGACATTTCGGCTTGGGATTTGCAGCTGCCGGATTTCTCGAGGCATTCCGCTCCCTGACGTATATCGGCGCCCAAGTGTTGTTCTTGTTTGAGCCAATGATTGGCTGGCGCAGTGATTCGATCCGGGATTTTGCGCAGCTCCTGGAGGATCCCGATCAGGTCGAGGATCTGATTCAGCGCCTGCGGGAGGAGGGATAGCCGTTGAACGTGGTGGGGATATTGGTTCTGATGCTCTTCATTGGTGGCCTGATCGTCTACACCACCATCGGTAGGCGTTGGCCTGCCGTCTTTCGTCCCTTGCCTGCATACGATGATTTGGGAGCGGCGATCGAAGAAGCTGTCGAGGCCGGAGAACGCGTTCACGTGTCTCTGGGTACCGGCTCGGTGATCGGTACGGACGTTGCACCCGCGCTGGCTGGATTGACGATGGTGTCGAAAATCGCTGAAATTACATCTGTCAGCGACCGGCCGGTCGTCGTCACCGCAGGGGATGCCGCAATGGCGCTCCTGGCGCAGGATACCCTCCGAACAACCTACAATCGCATCAACGCCAGCGAGGCCTACAGTCCCAATGCTGGAAGGATGCTCGGTCCAACCCCGTTCTCATATATCGCCAACCTTCCGGTACTGATCGATACGGAGAAGGTATCCGTTCACGTTTTGGCTGGTTCATTCGGATATGAAGGGGCTTTGGCAGTGGATTTCGGGACCCGGCAGGGGGCTTTCTGCCTGGCCGGCACCGATGACGTGCAGTCTCAGGCGCTGATCTATGCTACGGCAGAAGATCCGCTTGTCGGGGAGGAGCTCTTCGCGGCAGGAGCCTATTTCAATCAGCATCCAGTGCACCGGGCGGGATTACGCGTACAAGACCTGATGCGCATGATCATTATCGGCGGTATATTGGCGGGGACAATATTGCGCGCTTTGGGGGCGTTCTAGTGAAATTGGGTGCGCACCTCGTCTGGGCCGTTGTGGCGGGCACTGCGGGTCTGTTTGTCCTGTTGGGTTACTTTATCGACCATGAAATCATCATCGCCATGCGCTTGGTGCTCATGCGTTGGGCGGTTCTCATCGCTGCCTGGGCATTGATCCTCGGGATCATCAACATCCTTTACGTGCATTTCATAAAAGTTCAGGATATGGAGCCAGGCTGGCCTTACAGCATTGTGTTGATGCTGGCGTTGATCGCAACCATCGTGTTTGGTTTCCTGTTCCGCCCCGACAGCGAAATCATGGTCATGGTGTTCAATTACATTCATTTACCCATCGAAACCAGCTTGATGGCCTTATTGCCGATAACTCTGGCCGTGGCGGGATTCCGCCTTGTATCCCAAAAACGAGATTGGGCCAGCATGGTTTTTGCCGGCACGGCGTTTCTCGTTCTTCTGGGTACGGTGCAATGGCCTTTTTTCTCGGACGACATGTTCGAAAATCTTTCCGGATTGCGGGACTGGCTGGTTCAAGTTTTGGCCTCGGGAGGAGGGCGGGGAATTCTGTTGGGTGTCGCCCTGGGGGCAATCGTTACCGGTTTGCGGGTCTTGCTGGCCGTCGATCGACCATACGGGGATTGAACGCATGGCGGAAATTCGCTGTCCCATGTGCAGCCAGTTGAACCCTGAAGACGCAGAAGTGTGCGTTTCCTGTCAGGCGCGTTTGAAGCCTCTGGTCGCGGACAGTGCTCCGTCCGGTGCGGCTGACGACAGGCTCGAGACGCCGGCAGCACAAGCGGAAGGCGGAGCAGACCAGGGCTCGGATTGGTTGTCTCGCATACGTAGTGGTGCCGCGGAGTCGGATGCTCGGGATGAGGAACAAGCGGAGGATTTGACCCCCGATGCAACCCCGGATTGGCTTGGAAGATTGCGCGATACGCAGGCCCAACAAGCAGATCAGCAAGTTGGTCAGGAGGCCGAGTCAGACTGGGCGGCTCAGCGTGCGGCGCCTGATGAATCTCCCCCCACCCCTGACGCGCAAGAGGGTGAGGTTCCAGATTGGCTGGCGCGTATTCGCCAGCGCGAATCTGAAGAAACTGCTGCTCCACCCGAGACGCCAGAAATTAACGATGTGGATTGGCGATCCCGCCTCGGACAAGGCGACAGCGCCGGTGTGGAGGATGTGGAAATTTCGGCGCGCCTCATGGGGCAGATGGAGGAACCAGAAGCGGACATGGGGTTGGAAGCCGATCAAGCTGCGCCGCAGTTCAGCCAACCCGCATGGGATGAACCCGTCTCTGCGGGAATCGATGATCGGCAAGAACTCCCCTTTCTGGCCGATGAACCTTCCTCCCCGGCAGGTGGAGAATACGACCGCCCGGAAGAACCGGGCGCTCTCGAATCTGATCTCTCCGATGTTGAATTACCGTGGTTGGCTTCCACAGAATCTCATCCAGAGTCGTTCCCGGATGAAGGTGATTCGGGCGGGTCTGCCGTGGATGATGCGGCTGAATTTTCCGAGGATCTCGAATTCGAATGGCCTGAAATCGAGGGGCTGGACGAACCTTCCGGGATGCCGTGGGAAAGTGAAGCAGAGGCGCAGGAAGCGCAAGGTGAACAGGCTTTCGATTGGTTGGAATCCGGCGAGCCGCAACAGCCTGCTCCACCGATGGACGATGGTGTACTTTCCGGTGACGAACCCGAAGTTGCTCCAGACATATCGGCGGAGGAGCGCATCTTTGGCGTCGACCTCGGGCTGGATGCGGAACTTCCAGACTTTATGGAACCTGCGCCGCCTGAAGCCGTCGAACCCCCAGCTTCATCCGCGTTAATCCTCGAGGAAGAGCAGCCCCCTGAGGCTCCGAGCGGAGTCGATCTAAGCCTCGACGATATCGATCTGCCGGATTGGCTGGCAGACATGCAGGGACCTGCTGGAGCGCCAGGTCGGGAGGAGATCGTCGATGACGCGGCGTTGGCGCCTGCCACATTGCCCTCCTGGTTGGAAGCCATGCGTCCCGTTGACAGTTTCCGCTCGGTCATGGACGGGGAATCTGCCGATAGCCAGGCCGTAGAATCGGCCGGACCGTTGGCCGGGCTGCGGGGTGTGCTCATGGCTGAGCCCGTCGTGGCCATGCCGCGTGCTGCGACGATTGGTTCTGCGGGTCTCGAGGTGACTGAACGGCAGTTCGCGCAGGCTGAACTCCTGCAGCATATTCTCGTGGAGGAGGAGCGTGAATTCCCACCGGCCCAACCTGCACAAACGGGCCTGCCGCTGCTGCGTTGGATCATCAGCATCGTCCTGGTGCTGAGTGTGGCAATGCCGACGTTTCTACCGTCGATCTTTTTCGGCGTGTTCCCCAAGAACTTGTATCCCGATTTTTCAAAATTTTTTGCGGTGGTCGAGAGTCTTCCCACGGATGCGCCGGCGCTCGTCGTGTTCGATTATCCGCCCGGATACAACGGCGAGCTGAGTACGATTGCAGGGCCGTTCCTGGAACATCTCGTCGGGCGAGGGGTTCCGATCGCAACGTTATCCACGACGCCCACCGGTCCCTCCTTGGCCGAAGCGATCCTCAGTAAGTATGGTGAGAACTGGACCAATTACATCCACCTGGGCTATTTATCGGGCGGGCCTACTGCGGTTCAAGTTTTTGCGGCTGCTCCACGTATTGCTATTCCGAGGGGCTTCAAAATTCCAACTACGCTTCAGGATGATCAAATTCTGCCCGATAAGCGGGAAGTCGATATTACAGTCTGGCAATCGAGGCTTCTCGGAAACGTCGAAAGACTTTCTGATTTCAGCATGGTTGCGGTCATCACCGCCGGCCCTGAAAATGCACGCACCTGGGCCGAGCAGGCACCGAAATGGCTGGACGGCAAACCGCTGATCATGATTTTAAGTGCGGGTGCAGAGCCGTTGGTGTGGCCGTACTACGAATCCACGAATCCACAAGTCCAAGGCATCATTGCGGGAATGCCGACGGCAGTTGGTTATGAGTTGTATCTAAACGGACAGACCCACGCAGCAGAGAACAGATGGGATGCTTTTGGGTTCGGCATGTTTTCCGCCCTGCTGCTTCTTCTCGTTGGTGGGTTGTACGGCCTTGGAAGAGGATTGTGGCGCCTCGGTATGAGAACGACCCAAGGTGGCGTGGATGACTGAACTCAGCGGCCTCGATCTCATCGGCACACTCATCGCCGCGCTGCTGACCGTGATGGTGCTATCTTATATCATCGGCGACAATTTCCTTTTTCGCCTGGCGACGTACATCTTCATCGGGGTTGCCTCTGGGTATGCGGGCTCTGTTGCCGCGCACAGCGTCTTGGGCCCAGGTCTTTTTTCACCGTTGCTTAATAATAGTTTACAGGGGATCTTCGAATCGAAAAACATCATCAACTTGCTGATCCCATGGTTGATGATTTTGCTTCTTTCGTTGAAGATTTTTCCGGGCGGCGCTCGCTACGGGGGCTTACCGATGGCGATCCTCGTCGGCGTAGGCGCCGCCGTTGTTGTTGGCGGGGGTATTACAGGCACGTTGATCCCACAATCCCTTGGCGCCACGGAGACGGTCGATTCTCTGCTCCAATCGTCGAATGCGGAAGAGCCACTCTACGAAAGGCTTATCTATGCGGTCGTAATGCCCCTGGGCACGATCAGCACGTTGATGTATTTTCGTTTCAGCGCCAAACGGGAGCTTTCCGGTGAAGCTCGCCGGCCTTTCATAACGAGTGTGTTGGCTACCGTCGGTAAGTTTTTCATCGCGGCGACATTTGGGGTGATGTACGCCGGTGCCCTGGCATCATCGATCGTCATTCTTGCCGAGCGTTTCCAATTCCTGAAAGATGTCTTGTCGATGTTGGCGGACAAGTTGGTGGGCGGATGAACACGAACATCGACATCGAAACCCTCCTGGCGATCGACGTAGGCAGTGTGCACACGCGCGCGATCCTGTTCGACGTCGTCGACGGGCAATATCGCCTCGTTGCAACCGGCCGAGTTCCTTCGACTTCGGGTGCCCCGCTGTTCGACATCAGCGAAGGCGTGCGCAACGTGTTGGATGAATTGAAGCGCATCTCGGGGCGATCCTTCATAGACGATTCCGAAAATTTGATCATGCCGGTCGCCAGTGCCAGCGCTGGGGTCGACCGCTTCATGGCTACGGCTACAGCCGGGCCGAAAGTACGCACTATCCTGGTTGGCCTCATGCCTGGGGTTTCCGTGGAGAGCGTGCGTCGCCTGGCGGCGATGAGTTATCTGGATGTCGTCGGGGAGATCGACCTCATGGACCGCCGCCGGGATGAAGAGCAAATCGATGCCATTCTATCCGCGCGACCGGATTTGATCCTCATCGCTGGCGGCACGGACGGCGGAGCGATAGATTCGGTTCTGCGTATGGTCGAAACCGTGAGTCTGGCGTCACGATTGCTGCCCATCAACCAGCAGCCCAGAATCATCTACGCGGGCAACCAGCAGATTGTGGGCGCCATAGGTGATTATTTCGGAGATTGGGCGACCCTCATCCCATCGTTGAACGTGCGGCCAAGCATCGAAACGGAAGACATCGCTCCGGCTCGTAAACGCGTTACGGACGGCATCGCCGAGCTGCGTGCAGCTAAGATCGCGGGATTTGACGAACTTATCGATTGGTCGGACGGTCACTTCATGTTGACGGCGGATGCTTTCGGCCGGGTGATACGATATTTGAGTCAGGTATACAGCCCGGAGAAAGGTGTCCTGGGGATTGACCTTGGCGCCAGTCAAGTGACCGTTGCCGCTGCTTTTGACGGCAATCTCGATGTTTCTATCCTGGCGGATTTGGGAATGGGTACGTCGTTGGATGGCATTCTTGAACGCGGCAAGATAAGCGATATCAAGCGCTGGTTGCCGATCGAATTACCCGACTCCTACGTGCGTGATTACATTCACAACAAGACGCTGTTTCCGCGCACGGTACCGACCATTCTCGAAGAGCTACATCTCGAGCACGCCCTGGCACGGGAAATCGTGCGTCTGGCGGTTAAAAAGGCACGTTCGGGTTGGGCGGGAAACAGCGCTGCGCATTCTTCTGTTTTAATGCCGCCGTTGGAACCGATCATTGCCAGCGGCGGCGTGCTGACAGGTGTGCCCCGACCGGAATTCGCCGCCTTGATGCTTTTGGATGCCATTCAACCGACCGGTATCACGACTCTGGTTCTCGATCCCAACAGTTTGACACCGGCGCTTGGCGTTGCGGCCGGACAAATGCCGGTCGTAACAGTCCAAGTCCTCGAGACCGGGAGCTACATCAGCCTGGGTACGGTCATCGCACCCATTGGACGCTCGCGTAAGGGTAGGCGTATTCTAAGTTTACGGCTCGAGCGAACGGATGGAGGTGAAGAGGTCACCGGGGAGTTAAGAAAGGGGCAATTGGTGCGTATACCGCTTTCCCAGGGAGAACAGGGCAGGCTTACTATCCGGCCCGAACGAGGCATCGACGTCGGTTTCGGCGGGCCGGGGAAGGCGGGGACAATTCGTGTTTCCGGAGGCGCCGTGGGTTTGGTCATCGATGGGCGGGGTCGACCTTTGCAGCTTTCGAAAGATCCGGCCCACCGACGGGAACTCAATCAGAAATGGCTGTGGGACATTGGAGCGATGGAATAGTGGTCTGGCATCAACCTTGCAACGTAAGGCACGGTGAGATATGAAAAAGTCGTATAACATACCCGTGACTCACGTCGTTTCCATGACGACGATCCGGCGAGAACGCTTGATGCCAGTTCCCGGAACGGTGCTCGTGGGTGTGAACGAATCCGTCAAGGGAGATCAGGTGTTGGCAGAATCCGCACCCACACCACATCATTATTTTTTGAACGTCGCCCGTGGTCTGGGTGTGCCCGTGCGCCGCGTGGGGCAATATCTGGTGCGTAAAGCCGGAGAACGGGTTGAAAAGGGAGAGATTATCGCCGGCCCGGTGGGTTTTGCGCGGCGATCCGTACGCGCCCCGCACGATGGGCGCATCGTGGCGATCACGCGCGGACGGGTGCTGTTCGAAGTGCGAGCAGAACCGATGGAATTACAGGCGGGTTTCCCCGGCCGGGTAATTGCTACGGATGGCGTTCAAACCATAACCCTCGAAACCAGCGGCGCCCTGGTTCAAGGCATATGGGGGAACGGTTTGCAGGATGCCGGCATCATGCGGCTCGCGGGGGATGATCCGTCGAGCAGACTGCGAGCGGGTCAACTCGATATCAAATTGCGCGGCGCGATCGTGGTTGCGGGAATATGCGACCACCCTGCACCATTGAAACAGGCAACGGACATCTCCGTGCGCGGAGTCATATTGGGAAGCATACTCTCGGATATTATTCCCGTCGCGAAGGAATTGCCTTATCCGTTGATTATTACGGAGGGTTTTGGGGAGCTGCCGATGAACAGCGCTGCTTTTCAAATCCTGGGGAGCAACGTGGGACGGGAAGTATCGATCGATGCAACCCCGATGGAACCCTACAAGATAAACCGCCCGGAGGTCATCATTCCGCTGCCTTCGAACGTGCCTATCGAACTGCCGAACGAAGTGATCCCGATCAAGCGCGGAATTCGTGTGCGCATTCTACGTGCACCCCATCGAGGTAAAGTCGGCAAGGTGCGAGAGATGCTGCCCAGGGCGAGCATCTATCCGAGCGGCGTACACGCCGTGAGCGCAAAAATCGAGCTGGAACAGGGTGGCGTGATCTCCGTTCCTGTGGATAATTTGGATGTGATTCAATGAGACCCATCGCCGGTTGTGGGCCGATTGCCCAGCGGGAGGCCGCTTGCCGGTTTGGAGAGTAAGGAGCATGGATTATGGCAGAAGATTTTGAGGTGGGTGGCTTACTGCCCGGAGAGTCCTCGAGCAATCGAACCTTCGTTATGGCTGCCGTCGGATTGGGCGCCTTGCTGATTCTAAGTATGGCTTGCTTGGCGGCCTACGCATTGTGGTATGCGCCAAGACAGAAAGTAGCGCAACAGACAGAGGCGGCGGAAATCGTACTGCAGAACACGGAAGTCGCCGGTACGCAAACCGCAGAAGCGTCGGGCGCCACGGAAGCAGTTGCCCCTCCTACGGAAGCGGAAACTGCCACACCATCTCCGACGATCACGCCGACTCAAGTCGTCGTGCTGCCCACCAACACGCCTACGGAATTCTTGACCCTGGGCACGGTCGAACCGGGCACGGCGACCGCGGCCGCCCAGGCTACGCTCGATGCGGAAATGGGGGGAGGCGGAGGTGGAACACCGACGGCAACAGCCTTGCCGGTGACCGGCTTTGCGGACGAAGTGGGTATGCCGGCGCTGCTATTGCTTGCAGGGGCCTTGCTGGCCGTCATTTTCGTCGCCCGGGGCATTCGAACGCGTGGCGAGGTACAAGACTGAGCCGTATAGATTTCTCAGTGTTTACAGTTGACAATCGAGCAGGGTCAATATACGATTGACCCTGCTCATAATTTAACGACGAAAAGCACAAACGATGGATATGCAACTATCTGATCTGGCACTTCGATTGCTGGGCGACCTTGCTGCTGGAAATTGTGTTGCGATTACAGGATTGAGCAATTCCGGAAAATCGACACTCATGCGATCTCTGGCAACGCAAGAAGCCAAGGACGCCTTTTACCAAGCCGGCGGTCGCCACGGCTTTCTCATCTACATCGATTGCAACCATGCAGTATCGATATCGGCGCAGGCTTTTTATGAGGTCGTATTACGAACGGTATTGGAGAGGCTGACGGATCAAATTTCCGAGGATCTGGCAAAGGGGTTGAGAAATTACTATGAATCCGTAACGGAAGCCGAATCGGCGTTCGCCGCTTCTCTCTCTTTCAATCTTGCTTTGAGCGATCTCTGTGAACAATTGGAGGGCGATCTTTGCCTGCTCCTGGATGAGTTCGACGAAATTTATTCGTCGCTCGACGAGCGTGCTTTGCTCAACTTGCGCGCGCTGAGGGATCGGTTCAGCGATCGTCTGGCGTATGCGACCGCAACACTGCGCGGACTTCCTGTTTTACGCGGCCGTCCCATCGAAGGGGAATTCGCCGAGTTGTTCTCCCGGTTTTGTTACACAATGCCGCTGCTCGATGACGCGCAATCCGAACAAATCCTCGAGAAGCTCCAGCTCGGTTCAATTACCGAGGAAAAACGCTCGTTTTGTGTATCGATGGCAGGTGGACATCCGGGTTTATTAATCGCCGTTGCTCAAGTGGTGGCGGCTTCTGCGGACGATAAAAAAGCGTATCAAGTCGAACGCGTAAGCCGTGAACCGCAGCCGAGGGCAGAGTGCCTGAAGTTGTGGGATCAGCTCAACGAAGATGAACAGGCTCATCTGAGTTCATTGGCGACGGATCCTCAATCCGGACTACCGCAGCAGCATCTCCGCCATCTGGAACAACTCTCGCTACTCCGCGGTAAAAAGATCTTTTCCCCGATCTTCGAGGACTTCTTGCTGCGGAAATCGAGAGGGCCCGAAATCGACGCGCAGGGTGTTTACCTCGATTCGGACTCCGGCGACGTGTGGGTCGACGGCGTGCGTATCCCCGTGTTGACCGACCTTGAATTCCGTTTGCTCGCGTTGCTGTATGAGCGGCTGGATAAATTGACCGATAAATACCGCATCGTTACAGCCGTGTGGGGGGAAGAGTACCTTGGCGATGTGGATGATGCGCGAGTGGAGAAATTGGTGAGTCGCTTACGCAGCAAGATCGAGACCGACCCTGCCGAGCCACGTTATTTGATTACGCAGCGCGGCCGCGGGTATAAGCTTTTATCCGTGCCGCGCACGCAGTAAACTGCAATCATTCGTCTTATCGTCCTGCTCGAATTATCTTCCTTGCACTCGAAATCTGCTGCAGAGTAGCCGTGTTCTGGGGAAGGGGAAACATCGATCCATCATGGGATAGTCAGCATGATGCTGCGCTTTGCATCAACGTCGAGATTCGAGCATGGCTGGAAGCTGCTGTAGCGCGTCG is a genomic window containing:
- a CDS encoding glutamate mutase L translates to MNTNIDIETLLAIDVGSVHTRAILFDVVDGQYRLVATGRVPSTSGAPLFDISEGVRNVLDELKRISGRSFIDDSENLIMPVASASAGVDRFMATATAGPKVRTILVGLMPGVSVESVRRLAAMSYLDVVGEIDLMDRRRDEEQIDAILSARPDLILIAGGTDGGAIDSVLRMVETVSLASRLLPINQQPRIIYAGNQQIVGAIGDYFGDWATLIPSLNVRPSIETEDIAPARKRVTDGIAELRAAKIAGFDELIDWSDGHFMLTADAFGRVIRYLSQVYSPEKGVLGIDLGASQVTVAAAFDGNLDVSILADLGMGTSLDGILERGKISDIKRWLPIELPDSYVRDYIHNKTLFPRTVPTILEELHLEHALAREIVRLAVKKARSGWAGNSAAHSSVLMPPLEPIIASGGVLTGVPRPEFAALMLLDAIQPTGITTLVLDPNSLTPALGVAAGQMPVVTVQVLETGSYISLGTVIAPIGRSRKGRRILSLRLERTDGGEEVTGELRKGQLVRIPLSQGEQGRLTIRPERGIDVGFGGPGKAGTIRVSGGAVGLVIDGRGRPLQLSKDPAHRRELNQKWLWDIGAME
- a CDS encoding winged helix-turn-helix domain-containing protein, producing MQLSDLALRLLGDLAAGNCVAITGLSNSGKSTLMRSLATQEAKDAFYQAGGRHGFLIYIDCNHAVSISAQAFYEVVLRTVLERLTDQISEDLAKGLRNYYESVTEAESAFAASLSFNLALSDLCEQLEGDLCLLLDEFDEIYSSLDERALLNLRALRDRFSDRLAYATATLRGLPVLRGRPIEGEFAELFSRFCYTMPLLDDAQSEQILEKLQLGSITEEKRSFCVSMAGGHPGLLIAVAQVVAASADDKKAYQVERVSREPQPRAECLKLWDQLNEDEQAHLSSLATDPQSGLPQQHLRHLEQLSLLRGKKIFSPIFEDFLLRKSRGPEIDAQGVYLDSDSGDVWVDGVRIPVLTDLEFRLLALLYERLDKLTDKYRIVTAVWGEEYLGDVDDARVEKLVSRLRSKIETDPAEPRYLITQRGRGYKLLSVPRTQ